A genomic window from Silene latifolia isolate original U9 population chromosome Y, ASM4854445v1, whole genome shotgun sequence includes:
- the LOC141630357 gene encoding uncharacterized protein LOC141630357 codes for MHAAINNSFSDWSVTTNNHHHTGGRVWILWKPHIFDIQFLQYDAQFIHMYVINKYNHMEFHHTIIYAFNGVGERETLWTKLRNIVRQIQGPWALGGDFNCVLQSNERLGGQVSVVESEPFHDCLQDCEVMDIPATGDTGGRQNRPFKYFDMWGSDPGFRDCVQQVWRQWIPGTKMYQLVRKLKVLKPELKKINRGHISDVENSADIALIRLHQIQKQLAALPGDEGLIRQEYEASQHSILLQNAKMQFLKQKAKAHWIKGGDANSAYFHGVIKARRNKHFIFQIQNHRGHNHTEDEGIQNAFLEYYKMLLGSKASITKVNIPIVQKGRICNEDQKEILLLPVIKEEVKDIIFHIPDDKAPGPDGFSSKFFKDSWDIIVGDGVTQAILDFFDSGHILKQLNATLVTLIPKVDIPTSVLQYMPIACCNVIYKCISKILCSMLSNDLLLFCKGDAPSIMTMLRKFATFSKSSGLQLSKDKYNAYFNGVKKDLRRDIIQISGMVEGKLPFKYLGIPIKTTRLNDNDCKPLIDNMVHKIRNLGAKKLSYAGRLILVQSVLKSLHNYWASMFILPNGVIHRIEAISRNFLWDGGVDYLRTPLV; via the exons ATGCATGCTGCCATCAATAATAGTTTTTCAGATTGGAGTGTTACTACTAATAACCATCATCATACTGGAGGCAGAGTATGGATTCTTTGGAAACCTCATATTTTTGACATCCAATTCCTACAGTACGATGCTCAATTTATTCATATGTATGTGATTAACAAGTATAATCATATGGAATTCCATCACACTATCATATATGCTTTTAATGGGGTTGGAGAAAGGGAGACCCTCTGGACAAAGCTCAGAAATATTGTAAGACAAATTCAGGGGCCATGGGCTCTAGGGGGTGATTTCAATTGTGTGTTACAGTCCAATGAGAGGTTGGGTGGTCAGGTCTCTGTGGTAGAATCAGAGCCATTCCATGACTGTTTACAAGACTGTGAGGTCATGGACATTCCAGCCACAG GTGACACTGGAGGGAGACAAAATAGGCCTTTTAAGTACTTTGATATGTGGGGTTCTGATCCAGGTTTCAGGGATTGTGTTCAACAGGTTTGGAGACAATGGATACCTGGTACCAAAATGTATCAACTAGTAAGGAAACTTAAGGTTCTTAAGCCTGAATTGAAGAAGATTAACAGAGGCCATATTTCTGATGTGGAGAATAGTGCTGACATAGCACTCATCAGGCTACATCAGATCCAAAAGCAACTTGCAGCTCTACCAGGAGATGAAGGACTTATAAGACAGGAATATGAGGCTAGTCAACATTCTATCTTACTACAGAATGCTAAAATGCAATTCCTTAAGCAAAAAGCAAAGGCACACTGGATTAAGGGAGGGGATGCTAACTCTGCCTATTTTCATGGTGTTATCAAAGCAAGAAggaataaacatttcatttttcAGATCCAGAATCATAGAGGTCACAATCACACTGAAGATGAGGGGATTCAGAATGCTTTCCTTGAATATTACAAAATGCTTCTGGGCTCTAAGGCATCCATTACAAAGGTGAATATCCCTATTGTTCAGAAGGGGAGGATATGTAATGAAGATCAGAAGGAAATTTTGCTGTTACCTGTCATTAAGGAGGAAGTCAAGGACATTATTTTCCATATTCCAGATGACAAGGCTCCAGGGCCTGATGGGTTTTCTAGCAAATTTTTTAAGGACAGCTGGGATATTATTGTAGGGGATGGGGTCACTCAAGCTATTCTGGATTTTTTTGACTCAGGACACATCCTCAAGCAACTCAATGCAACATTGGTTACTCTCATTCCCAAGGTTGACATACCCACATCTGTACTACAATACATGCCTATAGCATGCTGCAATGTTATTTACAAATGCATATCCAAAATTTTATGTAGCATGTTATCCA ACGATCTCCTTTTGTTCTGCAAAGGAGATGCCCCCTCTATTATGACAATGCTTAGAAAATTTGCTACATTCTCCAAATCCTCTGGCCTTCAATTGAGTAAGGATAAATATAATGCCTACTTTAATGGTGTCAAAAAAGACTTGAGGAGAGACATTATTCAGATTTCTGGAATGGTGGAAGGCAAATTACCTTTCAAATATTTGGGTATTCCCATTAAGACCACAAGACTAAATGACAATGACTGTAAGCCCCTTATAGATAATATGGTCCATAAAATAAGGAATTTGGGGGCTAAGAAGCTATCATATGCAGGGAGACTTATACTTGTCCAATCTGTTCTTAAATCCCTACACAATTATTGGGCTAGTATGTTTATTCTGCCTAATGGAGTTATACACAGGATTGAGGCCATCAGTAGAAATTTTCTATGGGATGGGGGAGTGGACTATTTGAGGACTCCTCTAGTATAA